A window of Miscanthus floridulus cultivar M001 chromosome 12, ASM1932011v1, whole genome shotgun sequence genomic DNA:
TAAACAGATTGAAACATAAACACATAAGAGAACCCTAAGATTGGTTATAAGTGAAACTTTGAACTGAGAATTCTGATAATCTCTAATAAATAGGTACTGACAGAGATGTCACAGGCTTACAGCACTGTAAAGCACCAGACACAATTTGAGATAATGTTCATAGATTTTATCTGTGTTGATAAACTCAACGTATGTTTAGAGAAGGTTTGATTAAACTCACATTAACTAGTATAACAATAACTGTCACCATTTCTCGCGTGGGTGGTTTACATATAATTTTACATTTCAAATATTCAAAAGAATAGTGCTAACATACCAGGCGGCGTGTCTCTTCTGGTTTTGGAATGAAGTCCTCCCGCCCTTGTACTAAGTCCATATACAATGGAGGAAGTTGTTGAAGTAAAGGTAGAAATTGCTTAACAACAGGTGGGCTTAGATTCTCAAGCTGCTTAATGGCTGCTTCTGCCTATTATGCCGAAATTATAAGCTAGTAAGCTACATATATTGAAGGTTTCAAGAAGGAAATATAAACGCATCCAGCTAGTCATCACATGAGAGCAATATATGTTATATGTTTAGGAGAGTGTCATCAGTAAGAATATTTAAGAAAAATAAATAGAATTATCTATAGAATTCTTAATTTGAAAtgtacccaaagacttagccttagataggagtgcttggaagacagctattcacgtgcctgaaccttgattgcttctgctgggtttcaactctagcctaccccaacttgtttgggacttaaaggctttgttgttgttgttgttgtatagaaTTCTTAATTTCACATCCTTCAGTCATTGCTAACTGATGAATCTCAGGAATTATCTTCCATACTGAGTATGACACTTCTAAGAAATTTAGCTAAATGGAAGACATCAAGAGTCAAGACAGCAAATGGGGTAGAAGGGCCGAAATGGCAAATCATAAAGCACACTATAAAAAAGAGTGAAAAAAATTCTAAATTTATATGGAATGTGTGCCACCTCAATTGACATTCTTACGAGTAGCAAATTCtcaattttccaataagaaaagtAAATGAATAGGATTCATCCAACAAGAAAAGTAAAAGGAGACAACTTGGCCGGAAAGAAAACGTATATGAAAATTCATCATACCATGGAGTGGAGAAGAAAAACAACCTCATACTATTTTCcacttatctttttttttttttaaaagtcaTGCCATTCCCATGTTTAAAAGTAGTTATGAAATAGAGTGCCCTACGAAGCTAAAAAATAATATCATGGTAGTTTTGTGGTATTCAATAAAAGTTGTTATGCTTAATTGAACAGACAGGACATTCTAGTTAATACAGAAAAGTTCAAGATATATTTCTGTTATCCGGGACAGTCCGCAAAACAGATACTACCCCAAAGTGAACATTGACAGTGCAAGCATGAAAAGGTAACCTGCATAATGTGTTAAACATTTCGAGGAACAGTGTTAACACCAAAGTCACAGAAACATATCGTACCCCAAATCGGATTGTTGGATATGATGTCAATTGGGACAATATCGGGCCAAAACTTTGTGCCATAGGAACAATTACAGGTGAAAATAGTGGGATTGCGGAGCTTGCCTCCTGCAACAAATGAAGAGCATATAAACTGGTAGTTTTTCCATAAGCATATTTTTTCTGGAACAGGCAATTTGAGAAGAAAAATACTTGGACACAACCTTCTCTAACTTGCAGTAGGGGATAAAACCCCTCctgttttcataaaaaaaaaaccTTCTCTAACTGGAAGCACACAAAAAAACTAGATGGTGCCAAATGCCACCTGATAATGGCATATATGGTTCATATAAAACTAGTGTTTGCATGTCACATTCAAAGAGCCACATCGCATGTTAAAAATGATAGCACTGTTCTATGGACTCATACAAAACATCTCACATGTCTTTGGCATTTACATCCCATGATGTAtgaaaatggaacttgaaatagCAAGAAACATCTCAGCTAGTGAAGCAAAAACATCTGGAATATGCAGTTCTGTAGTATCACACGCAACCAATTATTTTAGATATAGTACTAGACATCCTACACTCAAATACCTGTTTCACAGACCAACTCCCTTATGTATATTGGGATGGAGGACTAAAACTGAGTCAAATTTGTAATGATACATGCAGCTAAAAGAAACAGTAACCATACCTACATGTGGATAGGATGAACGGCGAGATATGCAAAAACATACCTTGTTGTTAAAGGACATCAATACATTTCCACTTCGCTGCACAGCATATCTTGATCCTGGAATACAAACCATTAAGAAGGACAAATTATACAATTGTAGCAAAAAGAAAAGGACAAAAAGAGAGTATTTCATAAACAGAAATTGAAATCAGATGCAAGGTAAAGTCTTACCAATCAACATGTGGATAACAGATCCCAAGGAATGTCCAACACCAAATGTTGGGAGATCATTTACCTGTTTAAAATTTCATATACTTAGTACAATGGACAGGATCCTGATTTATTAAACAGATAGCTTTACTTACAGGCTCATCCAAGTTTCTCAAACACCTGTCAAACTTAAATTGAACTTCATCTGCAATGAAGAAATGGTCAAAGCCGCTCGAATAAGGCGTCGCAATCACCAAAGCTCCCCTAGAAAACGAAGAGATAAGTGAGCATTTTTGCACTGGAAGTAGGGATCCTAACTTTAGCTATActagaaaaaaaaatgaacaaCTGCATAAGTCATAATGGAAGGAATTGGATTAGACCAGCAGTCAGGTAATGACAAAGTTATCTGTATTTTTTATCCATAGATGAACAAACACAGGAGTACTCCTTAAAGCTCACATGAACAAATGAGAAGATTAGTTCAGCAGTTGGCGGTCATGCTGTAAAGCGCCTTCGTTTCAGGACATTCATGTGGCAATGCTTTGTTTGAGAAAACAAACTCAAAACACATGGAAGTACATCCCAGGTACAAAACTTGAGCTAACTCTCTGTACTTTTCATAAAGTTCAAATATTACTCTTCCTTGATGACAAGAGGATCACAAAGCTCATTCatcaaaaataataaaatagcTCATAGGAAACAAACTTGGGTGGTTTGACACTGCTTTTAAACATACCTGTTCGCGAGACACTCGAGGAAGAAGCGGTATGTGATCTGGGGAGCAGCTCCGACAAAAATTCCTCCAACAAAGTGGACAACAAATGATGGCTCTGAGGACTTCGGTCTCAACACCCATGCTCCCTACCATAACAATCAGCACTAATCAGTAACTTTTATTACGTATCTAGACATATCGTATATCCAGgtgcataacaaaagctatgtatGTAGTATTTAAAAAGCCAAAACGACCTATGGTATAATCCGGATATAAACACAGAACTCAACCGCAGTGAAGGAGAGAGCCACCGAAACGCACCTCGACTTCGGTCCAATCTCCAGTCGAACTCCAGCCCTCCCGGGACTGCTTTGCCGCCTCCGTGATCACCCTACGCGCCGTCCCCCCCAACAGCGAGGTAAGAGCGGGGCCGAGGTTCGAGAAGAACAGATGAAACTACGGAATGATCCACCGCCTACCTCTCGATCTGGGAATAGAGCTGTATCGACCCGTCCGAAGGCGCCGCGGAGGTCGGTGGCACGGCGGGGCGGGGCCCATCTGCGTCCGGAGACGAGCAGCACGAGATGGCGCGCCTCCGCCTCCTCCCCCTCCCAATCGACGCCGCGACTCTACCCCGCGACCCCGTGAAGAGGCGCGCGGACGACGCCGAAGCCGCGCCGCCGCACCCGCGCACCCGCACGGCTGACGACAGTGGCTGAGACGCCGCCGCCATCCTTATCATCTCTCCCGCGCCCCCCAACTCCTGCCGCCGCGACAGCCGTACGTATTTTTCTCGTTGCGTCTCCGCCTCAACCACCAGCTGGAGTGTCACGCGGCACGCGCCCGCGACACTCGGAGCGGAGTGCGTGCGGCGACTGGCGAGCCCGCCTCGTAACCGCCAGCGCGGCACTGGAGCCGCACGATGCCAACAGACGGGGGCGTGCGGACCGTCCGATTTCCGTCCCTCAGGAGCGACCCGACTCGTCGTCGGACGGGTCAAACCCCGCAAAAGTACCTTCGACTTCGTTCCCGTTTGGCTTACGCTGCACACCACTCCGCAGCGTATCGCACCGGCACACGTATAGCTTTGCTTCCACGCCTAGTCGCCTAGTCGCCTACAGTTTCAGCTTGAGGCAGCTGCTCACCGGCAGCGCAGAACGGACGACTGGACGAGAGATGCAGCGACGTGCGGACGATGAGGGAGGAGAGGGGCCGAGCTGTTCGAGCACTGACGGAAACACCAGCAGCGCTAATGCGAGCACGAGCTCGAGCACCGCTGCTAGCAGCGGCGCGAGGCGGAGCGGTGGCGCGGCGGAGGGGCGGGAGAGCAGCCCCAGGTCGGCGCCCACCATCAATCTAAGCCAGGAGTACAGGCTCGCCATCCACACCCAGTCCTACCAAGAGATCTGGGATAAGATCCACGtagacggggacggggacgaacAACGGGAGGAGGGCTTCGGCGGCAACGgcgaagaggaggaaggaggagaggaaggagaagaggggGAGGACAGGGTCACCCTGGCCGGTGTGCTCCGTCCGGAGGACGCGGTGGTGGAGCGCGCTCTTTCAGACGCGCCCGACACGGAGCTCACCCGCCTCGCCGCGGACTACTTCCGCAGCACGCACCACGCGTCGCTGCTATGCCTCTCGCTCCGCCGGGCGCTCCGCCGCGCGCGGGCGCTGTTCGGGCCCATCACGGACCTGCTCGCGCTCATCCCGCACTCGCCGCAGCTCGCCGCGCCGCACTGCGACTGTGCGTTCGACGCCTTCCTCCTGTTCGACCAAATGCCCAATCCGTTCCCGGCGCCTGCGGCCGGGTTCCAGGCTATGCGCCGAAGCTTTGATGGCCTCAAGAACCACCTCGACCTTCGCCTCCTCAGTGTCCGACGCAGGCGCCGTTGGCTCCGCTGCGCCAAGCGCGGGTCAGGTATCTGCCTCATCGCCTGCGCCACCGGCGCTGCCGTCGCAGGCCTCGTGCTTGCGACACACGCCATTACCGCACTGCTGACGACGGCCCCTGCTTGTATTGCATCCAATTCTTCCTGCTGTCCACTGGCTGCCTCGATGAAACGCCTGCAAAAGCACATGGACCGGCTCGACGCCACGGCTAGGGGCACCTACGTCTTGAACAATGATGTGGCCACAATTGAGCGGCTGGTGGGTAGGCTCCATGCCACTGTGGAGAGCGACAAGATGCTTGTCCGCCTTGGGCTGGAGCGCGGGAGGGGGCAGCGCCACACCATAGAAGAGGTGGTATGGCAGCTCAGGAAGAACCACCCTAGCCTGGTACGGCAGCTTGCTGACCTTGAGGAGCATATTTGCCTCTACTTTGCTGCCGTCAACCGTGCCAGGTTACTCCTTGTACACCACCTGAATGCGCAGTCTGATGCTGAAACTGAGTCTCCAATGTCATGACTCATGAGTTTGAGTCTCAAGACCTCATTAGCCCCAAGCAATCTTACACTGGGTCACCATGATCATGAGTTTGAGTCTTAACCATTAGCCATATCTTTCTTGAAGAATTAGTTCATGTTTCGCGCCAAATGATGCACAAATTTCTTGTTTTAATAGTTTAGACCTTTTTATAGTTCGATACATTTGATCTTCTGTACTTTCAGAATTATTACTGTGCCATTGTAACAATGCTATGTTCTGAATAGACACAAAGTCTTAACATTCTAAGAACCGAATATTTGGAAAATTGCCTCCATATATTATCATGACAGTTATGTTGCAAGCAATGTGTTGCTTCTGCTTTTCAGAGTTGCCTCGAATACTCAATCAATCTTTGCATCGCCTATTATATTGGGGTTTTCAAACTTAGAAAGGGTCACTGTgcgttcataaacccggggtcccaaatggacccgcttccctgcaaaaactcggcccagcagacggcgtAGCAACAACGCGTGCCTcccgggccggcccaaatacaTAACGACAGGCCGGGAGAATGAGctggtctccgaccggaaggccaggccaAGGTGGGGACACAGTCTGACTCCAACCTCCTTTTACGACCGGGGATACGCCGGACCTCTACTCGCGGCTcttccccgaccgacacggtcggggccgactaggaacgaccgacCAGAGACGCCCGCTCAGTGAGGGACCggggatcaggcggagcagataaggtaaggcgctcaagtcaaaccgcaataccgaggaccgtaccctgccatatcaattttttttaaattttaacactttttgtaaaataattttaaatgtaacactattttttttttaaaaaactaacacttttggccgcgcctattatcATGGCGCGGCGAAATGGTGGCGCGACAGGAGGGTGGCGTGGCGAAGACCGGGGccactgaccggtgacgtggcaaggtctgccgcgccaccgatcttggcgcggcactgacgcgccacggAACATGGCGCGGCAGGATCAGATAAATATTGCCCGCGAGCTGCCCCTGCCCCGAGCCGCCCGCCCTGCCTCTGCCTGCAGCCCCTGCCCaaagcgccgccgccaccgcgcccgCAGCGCTTGCCGCCGCCGTGCCTGCACGCCGACCACCGCGCCTGCACGCCCGCCATCCGGCCGCCCGCACGCCGCGCAGAGCCCCGCCGCCCGGCCGCCCGCGCTCGCTGCGCCCGCCCactccggccgcgccacgaacgttgGCGCGTCACGGCCAccggccgcccgcccgcccgctcatatcaaggtaggctctctcgatttcatattattatgattgttattttagttagggttagtgatttaggatagttaggttaatGAATTTGTTAGGATTTGTTAGCGATTTAGAATTTGGTAGGGTAGTGATTTAgaatttgttagtgatttaggatagttaaggtttggttaggtagttagggtttagggattgattttaGGTTTAGGTTAGGTAgttttggttaggtagttagggtttaggttactgttagttagggattttgggtttagggattgattgtcGGTACGTAGTAGTGCGTGATACGGcgatttggatgacttgatgaagtttcgtcaaatgcttatttttctagtgaagttgtttaatatgtctgttaatattactttgaatatatacatgtgctttcatattataTTTGTATTGCATAactagtagttcaaattttgcattgctacataatgttaatttggatattgttaatttgaatactctaatcctttgtttatcaatttgtaacaggatggcccctcccacgcagcacccgttgtatcccattcttgaggtggagtacgatgatcaacaccgagcacacatcttaagTGACACCGACACAcaggtggccttgcctactttgaggctCCGCACGCACACTAGggtgcaccagtgggacgagcgttacacgCCGTATATACTGCAGCTGTAGATAGGTGCGAGTcccttctttgtacgtaaacattcttataacaaatttgaggcaactaatagtcattctattcttataacagggggaggcctgagacccacatgttccacctaccttacGGCGAGataaccttgaccatgcaggacgtgaaggttATCTTTGGCCTTCAGTTGGggggggggacttccagtgacagggatagttgacaatgatcactagagggagctggtgacTCAGTTCACTAGCTTTCTTCCATCAGACGACGAGGCTCCCAAGAAAAATAAGtaagcaattcaagcctatttaatacttgcattgctttcctgcaatcatcgggtctcattttctttggtcaattttaggaaaagtttcggtgtttcgtcgtcctagatCACAGAGCACTTTGAatacttggacccataggctgaagaggctcagatcgacaggttcgtgagagtgtggctctggcactttcttggtgctttcctcttcctagacgcctcgggcaacaccatcagctggatcttccttgacatactacgccagccatgggagaacatagcggcgtacagctggggtagcgtagtcctagcatggacgtatcaacagctatgcgttgcctgccgtcgcacctcagggcatgcgaaccttgggggttgctcctacctactctaggtttggtatTAGGAacaatggcccgttgggaggccccttaatacaggtttaccggtaagtacttcagttcactatattcttcgaggcagttatatatgatgaaattattaatggctaaatTCATTATcagtgttcaatgcagcaatggaacgagcatgatacactccctacagctctgtatatctagacaaaagcagagttagttagagggaatgcgaggcacaagtacagggagtacacggacaatCTCGACGTCCTGATATAACACCAGGTTacactctctttactatcatacatgtgtcttattcgatgtacactatatcataacctaactcaattacgaaatgtttaggtgtattggtgtccttgggatgctccggagctcgagtactatctaagtcctgtcactagggacgagtcagacgagtatcgttgcaacatccctcttattttcttccatgtggtcgagattcacttgcccatcagggtctacagacagtttggaagacggacaggctacccaccaccgccttactccaccaaccaaggattgcacagGTGCATTATCAATTAATAACGAAGCTATAATTCAGAGGTCTGTGTgatacaactaacatcgttttgttgcaggtatgaccgcaggaagaggtacaagaccaaggattggcacgtgacacacaacgcgcacatccacttgtgggagaccagggaatgatagccggtccatgcgggtcctccacacgaccagcacatcttcgacgagtacctgcagtggcttcataggtctacgagaacacatatcaagcccctatACACTAAGGAGGCGATTggcgaggactcggaggaagatgtgatcgaagatgtgtacgacgttgccactcgggaggacacacaactacagagagccctgcttcaaagatacatggtaagatacttgaatggtacaatttgttatcattttggtattaagtatgtgcactaaaactgtccaaccgcgtctttgtacccaggcgacataattatcaaggatgtccaacgaagcagcgtttcggcttcacgagtctagagggcaggggccaggcgttctcgaggcttttgtggaggtaaacataaacttgttccttcgaaaaatatttctttattgtatatgcatttggaaaatgcactaactttaatgtctatttatgcagaaggtgaaaaagagttgcaggaagctagctcagaagctgagctacatggacactccttatgtggAACCGTCactcccggcgcggtcgggtggcacgtcttcagcctctttgaggacactagccggctcttctcagccggtggcaggtgccacttccgtagtgtgtacaccaccacattatagcgctgggaaggaccctgcaaccgaggacgatgaggatgacgacgacgacccccTAGGCTTCCATAGACAGcatgaccagtgggacgattggccatagaatgagatcggcatgtcttagctaggtggtgcgccgcttggtacccaaggagcctcacaggtactaacaaagatagtttctttaaatacataggcttcatgaactaacgatcataaagattataagtaatcgtgcatatcatatacttgcagggtacaagCCTTACGCAATGGCGatgcgaccacaccgacgttggctacactcccaatgtgttgccaataaatccaaagagacagaggtgtccgagggatccttacactcctgggtcttagtttgttaggtcgaacgaatattggcgtccaaaacttgcaggcttagttggttatgttatgtcgaacttatgtcaaaccaataaaaaatttatgtggcagcttgtgaaCTTACGCACgaactccatttatttgcttcatattcgtttcaatgtgtCACAGCAGCACTGTCagtgagattaagtagcaactagttcgggaaccagCAGTCCCGacgtatctcgacgccggtggccgaCATCTTGACTCTCATCCTCCCGACCTTGGTCATCGCCACCATAAAATCACCGAAGAAGGCACCCTAGTTAGACGCGTAATAGTCGACCGTGCTGCGTGACCCCATGTCAGACTAGAGCACCTGGTCAGAGCCCACTAGGAAGGGGTCGACGAAGCCAGGGTCCATGGTCCATGATTGCGTTGCTGCCGATCCTCAACCAAAAGCAGCCGATCTTCTATCTGCACCCAGGTTCTACCGCGCCATGCGTCGTGGCGGCAcgacagaccctgccacgtcaccggtcagcggcccCGGTCTTTGCCATGTCAccctcctgccgcgccaccatgcatggcgcaacACAGGCATTTCACCGCACCATGACAATaggtgcggccaaaagtgttagttaaaaaaacagtgttaggtttaaaattattttacaaaaagtgttaaaattaaaaaaaaatcgtcATACCCTATGCATCtacaggacggtgccaccaggccatgccagatgggcactatgcaaccttccaggcatgtcggAACACAAActgtattgtaggcgccgacgtttatcataccaggcgaacacggtagagcctgccacttGCATCTagacataaatagtattgtgggcatcgACGACCATCTTGTACccaacagcgtgggcaacaagactaggtagcacatgtatacattctctctctttctctaacttgtaaggccatccccttcaactataaaaggggatgagctctctctgGCTCTGGGTCTCTCctcaaaagaaaaagagaagctACACGATTTGAGCACTCGAGGACCTGAGAactcgaatagctcaatagctctagaactctaaagctacaaagaccatacgctccaatacttagcgcatgttagagctctcgtcactcttggccctttggttcagagtctgaccgggcctttaacaccccttcttattcctactcgtttgtaaccccacagcaaactttgagcaccttgtcgaggaccaatactagggtatccaaagaggaggagctaataaccatcaacattgattcatccgagcagttaagagtgcgactacagctccaaccgacccctaggtgtgcaagctctacctcgcccagcctctaggggcgggctccgcctcgcctgacactgAGGCCGTGGGCTTCAACTCGCTCGATCTCTGAGggctggttccacctcgcccggcctctgagggtgggctatgcatcgctcgacctctggggatggacttcgcctcgcctgacaccaaggtcgtgggctccgcctcgcccgacccttgggtcttgcgctccgtctcacctgacctctaagggcaggctccgcctcgcccgacaccgaggccatgggctctgcctcgcccaacctctaagggttggctccgccttgcccagccTTTAGGGGCGggatccgcctcgcctgacctctagggcgggcttcgcctcacctgtcccttgggttt
This region includes:
- the LOC136496549 gene encoding uncharacterized protein, whose amino-acid sequence is MIRMAAASQPLSSAVRVRGCGGAASASSARLFTGSRGRVAASIGRGRRRRRAISCCSSPDADGPRPAVPPTSAAPSDGSIQLYSQIERVITEAAKQSREGWSSTGDWTEVEGAWVLRPKSSEPSFVVHFVGGIFVGAAPQITYRFFLECLANRGALVIATPYSSGFDHFFIADEVQFKFDRCLRNLDEPVNDLPTFGVGHSLGSVIHMLIGSRYAVQRSGNVLMSFNNKEASSAIPLFSPVIVPMAQSFGPILSQLTSYPTIRFGAEAAIKQLENLSPPVVKQFLPLLQQLPPLYMDLVQGREDFIPKPEETRRLIKSYYGISRNLLIKFKDDQIDETSTLAQVLSSEAAISSLLDMSIRSLPGDHGLPLQQVLPDVPPAMADAVNRGGELLANLTTGTPWEAVAREVGTTLGTDSGILRAQISKDVETLVDVIASWISSNSGPRLLRP
- the LOC136498507 gene encoding UPF0496 protein At3g19330-like — translated: MQRRADDEGGEGPSCSSTDGNTSSANASTSSSTAASSGARRSGGAAEGRESSPRSAPTINLSQEYRLAIHTQSYQEIWDKIHVDGDGDEQREEGFGGNGEEEEGGEEGEEGEDRVTLAGVLRPEDAVVERALSDAPDTELTRLAADYFRSTHHASLLCLSLRRALRRARALFGPITDLLALIPHSPQLAAPHCDCAFDAFLLFDQMPNPFPAPAAGFQAMRRSFDGLKNHLDLRLLSVRRRRRWLRCAKRGSGICLIACATGAAVAGLVLATHAITALLTTAPACIASNSSCCPLAASMKRLQKHMDRLDATARGTYVLNNDVATIERLVGRLHATVESDKMLVRLGLERGRGQRHTIEEVVWQLRKNHPSLVRQLADLEEHICLYFAAVNRARLLLVHHLNAQSDAETESPMS